TTGGTTCGAGTTCGAAGAAGAAATTGTTTTAAGAGGATAAAATAAGATTCCTAAAAGATCTAAACTTTTgagacttttttattttttttttgtaaaattgtttttttttttattttaaattcggACAAGAAGTggtaacttaaaaaaaaagaaaaaaaaggagtttTGGAAGCATGTCGGCAAAGCTCGAAGGATTCTTTCCGTAGTAGATAGGCCACAGGTGGTTTCAATCGAACGAGAGCCGAATATCCGAAAAGACCTTCTCAGCATTTGTCGTCAATTCCGAAAGAAAGAAGCCTCTCTTTTCTCAATCTATCAAATGGCTTCGCTTCAGATCAGTGGTGGCTCGGTTAGGTTCGTGGTGGGATTCAACCGGACCAGCTATAACCGTCCGATCGGTAGTGTCACTTTCCCTCATTCCCCGCGGAGATTCAGCATCGGACGGCCCTTGTTGCTCCGCCGTGCTTCCGTCTCTGGAGAGTCTGAAACTGATGACATCACTGACGCCGAGAGAGATGGCTCCGCCTCTGCCTCTTTTCTTGGCTTTCAGCTCGCTCCTCCTGGTACTactacttttatttattttttggtaattaaCAGTGATTTATTCACtgttgtgtatatataatatggtttcaTTTTTGACAAAATGAGAATAGTTTTCAGATTCAGAGCTTCTCTCAAATTTCAGAATCACTCATCTTCAAAGTTTCTGATTTAAAGTATCAAActttatgtttgattttgatttttttttttgtttaaatcttGATTTATTCATAGTCTTTTTGGattaatagtttatttattCACACTTGTGTATATAATATTGTTACAGTTTTTTTCAAATGAGAATGATTCTCTTGAGAATTTTCTTTGTAGTCATCTTCAGAATCATTAATCTTCAAACTTTATCAAACTTTGTATAGAATTAAGAAGCTGAGCTCCATGTTTTCTTCTCTTGTACAGGTGATCAAGAGATCATCAGCACTAACACAACAAAAGAGACTACACACCAAGAAGGGACCTCAGACGCTACTGATGAATCCGAGATGGCTGACTTTGGTGTACCTGGCAACAGAGCTGTTGAAGAAGGAGCTGCGGAAGTCGAATACACGAGCGTCAAAGCCGAAGTGATCAACAACCTCGTTTTCGTTACCTCTGAAGCTGCTCCTTACTCCAAGACAGGAGGTTTAGGAGATGTTTGTGGTTCTTTGCCGATAGCTTTGGCTGGACGTGGCCACCGTGTCATGGTCATCTCTCCTCGGTACCTGAATGGCACCTCTGCTGACAAAAACTACGCCAGGGCTAAGGACTTGGGGGTCCGCGTCACCGTTCATTGCTTTGGAGGTTCTCAAGAAGTTTCCTTCTATCATGAGTATAGAGACGGTGTTGATTGGGTAATCACTTCTTGCATACATCTTTTGTGGAGTTTTGATAatctttttattgatttaaatgttttttttggtaatgtTTTACAGGTTTTTATTGATCATCAGTCTTACCATAGACCTGGTAATCCCTACGGAGATAGTAAAGGAGCATTTGGTGATAATCAGGTACTGTTGTTGATTGACAGACCATTGACATTGGAGAAAGAAAGAGTTTAGTTTCTAATTGTAGCGTTTCTTTTGTGTACAGTTTCGCTTCACGTTACTCTGCCATGCAGCATGTGAAGCTCCTCTTGTGCTACCTCTTGGAGGGTTCACTTACGGAGAGAAGTCTCTCTTCCTGGTCAATGACTGGCATGCTGGACTTGTCCCCATGTAAATCTTTCCTCATTCTCTTTACCTATAAAGATATAAACTCTGAACAGCAGTGCAGAGTTGTGTTTgaattttggattttaaaactTATGTCGTGTATTCCCTTTGAATCCAGACTTTTGGCTGCAAAGTATCGCCCATATGGAGTTTATAAAGATGCAAGAAGCATTCTGATCATCCATAACCTCGCTCATCAGGTGAGAAGCTTATAGTATTTCTCTTGGTATAATGCCCCTTTGCTAGCATACCATAGCATTTCATTATTTGGTTCTTTAATTAAAAGGGAGTGGAGCCAGCAGCTACTTACAGCAACTTGGGATTACCTTCGGAATGGTATGGAGCGGTGGGGTGGGTGTTTCCAACATGGGCAAGAACACATGCTCTAGACACCGGTGAAGCGGTTAATGTTCTCAAGGGTGCTATTGTAACCTCTGACCGTATCATTACCGTGAGCCAGGTGATGACTCTTTTGGAAACACAATCCCTTAATTGCTATTGCCCACATTCTCTAATGTTGATGATTCTCTTGTCCTCATCTTTTCAGGGATATGCATGGGAAATAACTACTGTTGAAGGTGGATATGGTCTTCAAGATCTGCTTTCTAGTCGGAAGAGTGTTATTAATGGTACCTCTTCTTCTGACTATACCTCatcttttacaaaaataaaacatattttgggGGAGATGATGTAATGGCGATGCTTATCAGGGATCACTAATGGAATCAATATTGATGAGTGGGATCCGTCCAAGGATGAACACATTCCTTTCCATTACTCTCTTGATGATTACTCCAACAAGGTGATGTGAAACTTCTTTTAAGTAGAGCTGCCAAAGTAATGGTGATATTGACCTTTTGATGTCTGCTTTGGTGATTGCAGGTTAAATGCAAGATGGCACTACAAAAGGAACTGGGTCTCCCCATCAGGCCTGAATGTCCTATGGTGTGGTTTCATAAGCGAAGCGTTTTCTTTTAcgtcttctgttttttttatagtCAGACTCATGTAGGTTGTCTTGtcttaaaatctttttttatagATTGGGTTTATAGGAAGGCTTGATTATCAGAAGGGCATTGATCTGATTCAAACTGCTGGTCCTGATCTCATGGTGGATGACATTCAATTCGTAAGTGAGTCTTTTGAACGTATTTAAGTGGAATGCACAGGGACTGCTGCTGCTGTGATTACACATTTGGTCATGTCCTATTTTCTTGCAGGTCATGCTTGGTTCAGGTGATCCAAAATGTGAGAGCTGGATGAGAAGTATGGAGGAAACATACAGAGACAAGTTCCGTGGCTGGGTTGGGTTCAATGTTCCCATCTCTCATCGCATCACGGCCGGGTAATAACAAAGATTACTCTAGCTTAAGTCAATTCTTTAGATTATCACATGACTTGTGTGGTGGAGTTTGTTGtagaaaacttaatttttttttttttttttttagaaaacttaAAATTGTCACAAACTATTCATTGGatccttttttgttttgtgtgtaAATATATGAAACAGATGTGACATTCTTCTGATGCCATCAAGATTCGAACCATGTGGTTTAAATCAGTTATATGCAATGAGATATGGAACCATTCCAGTTGTTCATGCCACAGGAGGACTCAGAGTGAgcttgtgtctttttttttttttttttgtgaaaccaAGGATTATATTAAACTTAACTGATGATTACAAGTAGAGGGCTCATTGCCAGAGAGTGAGCTTGTGTCTAGAACAGAGAATTGTTTGATAGTTCTAatagggatatatatatatatatatatgatttataatatttggatTGTTAATGTATTCAGGATACGGTTGAGAACTTCAATCCTTATGCAGAAGGTGGAGCTGGTGCTGGTACAGGGTAATACAACATTATtctattttgataaaaagaaaagttgTGACTGATCAAAGTTCATATGACATTGTGTGATCTTATAATGGGGTTTAATGTATTAGGTGGGTTTTCTCTCCATTGTCAAAAGATAGCATGGTGTCGGTAAGCCTTTTGAACTTTTCCATTTCTCcctcaagatttttttttttttttgtgtttagagGTTTTTTTTACTGGTGAAATGACTTGGGGAAAAAAATGACCCTGTTGCGTTGCTTTGCTTTCAGGCATTGAGGTTGGCTGCAGCAACGTACAGAGAGTATAAAGAGTCATGGGAAGGATTGATGAGAAGAGGAATGAGCAGAAACTATTCTTGGGAAAACGCTGCCGTTCAGTACGAGCAAGTGTTCCAGTGGGTGTTCATGGACCCTCCCTACATCAACTAGATCCGAACCAAAGAGAGTTGGACCGGATCAGACCAGAGCAATCCCAAAATCTATGGTGTTCATATGCACAATGAAGCATGTATCTAtgtcatatataaattataaactatgatttttgttttgggGAAGTATAGGATTTTAGTTGTGATGAGGCAATATTTGGGTTCATTTTTCTGTTTATGGGAATAATCCTTCTCTTTGAGTTTGATATCTATTGACTATTTAATTAAAGGTACTAGTCTTAAAAGCTTGAGAAAACAGATGGGCAAATGATTAGTAATGATAATGATTACATAACCAAATAATTAGATGAAACTTGAATGATATAAGATGGGAATGAGTAGGAGAGCAGTATGTAACACAcattgaaaaagaaagaaagaaaacgtgaaatgtaaattaaaaaaggTCCATTAGAGACGTGCTTACCTCATTCAATCAAACATTATCGTTCGAGCACGCACGATCCCACTTCTCTATGATTGATTTATCAAATAGTACTATATTAGGAGTTCACATTTTCAAAAAGCATTCCTTTAGTTGACCAATCAGTTCACATTTGAAAAAGTGTAGTATGGTTAACAATGATTGTCTTTGTTATAACTATTCTTTTCCTTGAAACTTTATAACTAGCAACATACTAATCCATCCGTTAATAACAATTTACAATTCAAAGTGGTTACTGTCAAAACATTGGTTTATCATGTTTTATAGTTGAGAAGTTGGATTCACagtttatttgttttgtgaataatTTGTTAGTAAAATTCAATAATAATGAAAAAAGAAATGATGAGCAAAGAGCGAAGGTCGCTCCGGAATTGAAGGGACAAAAGTGGGGGCAGAGTCATTGTCTGATATACCAAACTCAACACTTAACTTTCTTCCTCTAATCACTCCCTCTTCTCTTCGAGGTCGCTCCGCTTTCTCTCCTCTTTGGATAAACACttgtaaaaataaaacacaGGTCTTTTTCTCGGTTGGTCTTTAAATCCCCATTTTTGCAATTATACATATCCcgtctgtgtttttttttcttctctctctctctctcttagccTACAAAAGCGAGAGGCTTGCAGTGACAAATCTCAGGTTAGTTTCTTGCAATCTTCTGCCAGTCCCAGTTacctgttttgttttgtttttttgtgtgtgtttcagTTCAGTAATGTTGAAAAGGCTTAGACTTTGGATAACTCTTGTGATTTTTCTTCTGTCGGTAAATACCATTTTCGGGATGCAATCTGTAAATTTGAATTGAGATTTTTAAGAGCTCTGTTAGAATAACAAGTTGAAGTCTTTCAATGTTCTTGTTTGAGGGGTTTAtggttaaaccaaaaaaaaattaacttgaaCTAGTTTGAGGGGTTTATTAATTAACTTGAACTAGTTAGTGTCTGTTGACTTCAGTTGctattgaaacaaaaataaaattcagtTCTTGATTGGTACTTGAGACATGACAAGCTGAGCTGATTTTGATCTGGGTTTGGTTGAAATTTCagcttttctttatttttatttggttttgaaaCAATCTGTTGTAGTAGATTTTGCAAAAGAGTATTATTGAAGATTCAGACAAAATCTGTCTGTTTGTTTCATATAAAACTGGTGGGTTGCTTTAGAGCTGTGGATTCTACTTCTTGTCTGTTTCTTATTCTTTATTAGATTATAATAGTTAGCGTGTTCTTGTTACCTTAATACATCCACAGGAATCCTTAATACCTTTCTTTAAAATTCCTTAAGAAAAgcttttttatatgttagattctCTGAGATCTGCGGTCCAATTACACTTAAAAAAAGCATGAGTGTTGTGCTTTCATATGGATCTAAAAGATAACGTATAGCTGCTTCAGTTTCATTTTTTGCTACTAGCTTGAACAAATCAAATTTCAATTGCAGCTGATAATCAACAAGTCTATTAGGGTGTTTAAGGATCAGAGCTAACCTTTTGTTACCAAGAttctttctcttgtttctttGTCCATATTGTGGTAACAAGTACATTCTTATTTGATCATTTTGTTTCCACAGTGGAAGGGAGAAGGAGTTTTGAGACTCCATTGTTAGTTAAACCTTTGAATCAAGATGAGTGCAGCGGCTACAATGCACATGCCCCGGGAAGGCTCAAACTACGATGAAATCTCTATGCAACAGAGTTTGCTCTTCTCTGATAGTCTCAAGGTATGTTCAAAATCTTAAAGGTGAGAGTAATCTTCACAAGTCCTGATGATCATTGCTAAATTCTTCTTGATATGGCATATTTGTTTTTACAGGATCTGAAGAATCTGAGAACACAGCTGTATTCAGCAGCTGAGTACTTCGAACTATCCTACACAAACGATGGAGACACACAATCGTCAGTGAAAATTTATTCCTCTTAAATGTTAttagactctttttttttaaatgggctCTTATAAAGGTTTTACTTATGTGTATGCAGAGTCGTGGAGACACTGAAAGATTATGCAATAAAGGCTCTGGTGAATACAGTTGACCATTTGGGCTCAGTTACATATAAAGTTAATGACTTCGTCGATGAAAAAGTTGATCAAGTAACTGGAACCGAGCTACGAGTTGCTTGCATCGAACAGGTATATCAACAATCTTCTCTTCATAATGTAGTTTTCTAAGTTAATGAGTTTTTATATTATACATTGTATAGAGGCTAAGGATGTGCCAAGAGTATATGGACCATGAAGGTCGTTCTCAGCAATCGCTTGTCATCAACACTCCAAAGTTCCACAAGCGATACATTTTGCCTTGTAAGTttccctctctctccctccctccGCGTTTCTTTCTCATTTAACCATCATAAACTGAAACTTCTCTCTAGCAGCCGGTGAAATCAAGAAAGGTGGTAACCTCGCAAAGCTCAAGAGCGTTGAAAGCAGTATTGGTGAAGAAGCTGACTGGAACCAGTTCAGAAACGGTATAAAACTCAACTCCCTTTCCTCATATATACTTTGTCCAAGATTTATCATTGATTCTTGATTTTGCTTTTGTTTCATAAAAGCTGTTCGTACTACAATTCGGGAAACGCCACCACCACTActtaggtatatatatatataatcttgtcTACTTTTAGTAAGTTCCATTGTTAAGTGATTAAACTTGTTTGTTGGTTCTACTTTTTGAAGAAAACCGGTACTTCCGTCTCCTCCACCTCAACGTAGAACTCAACGTTCAGCAACCTTTTCGTTGTCCTCTATCTCCAACACGGCACCAAAGAAAGAACAAGGTAAAAAGGAAACTCTGTTTAGGCTTATTAATGTGAGAACATTACATACAAATCTTTTAAATTGTGTGTGTTTGGTAAACCAGATAAACGAGCAGTATCGCCCCACCGGTTTCCGCTGCTAAGATCTGGTTCGGTTGCTATCAGACCGACATCGGTTAGCCGGCCAACGACTCCTAGCAAGAGTAGGACAATTACTCCTAAACGGGTAAGCACTTGTTAACTGCTTTTGaacatttcttttcttttactttGACTGGTTTTgattcttgaatttttttttaaaatgagttCAGTATCCGTCAGAACCAAGAAGATCAGCTTCCGTTCGGGTTGCGTTTGAGAAAGAAGCTCAGAAAGAACCAGAGCAGCAGCAACAACCGAGCAAGAGCAAACGGCTCCTTAAGGCGTTGCTTAGCCGACGCAAAACCAAGAAGGATGATACGCTTTACACTTACTTGGACGAATATTGAACAGAAGCTGGTTTTGTATGCCTTTTGGTAAACCGGAAACTTGATTCCAATTTTTAATTGCATTTTCTGTTacataatatcaaatatatatgctTTTGTGTGGTTTTTTGTGTGCCGCATGATTCTCAAAATGTGGGTGCAATATATTCATACAAATATATCGAAAATGTACTAGAAAACATCTAAACGAAAAAGATAATGTTTGATTAgaaaaaccaaactgaaaaaagTACAAAATTTTTTGGTGGCATATTCGGTTTTGTTGTCTATTTCCAACTCAAAATCAATTAGTAAGTAGTggattacttttaaaaaatcatattactTATATCCTATCAGAAGTTTTAATATGGGAGGGTATATTCTTCCATACATTTTTAACATCGATTAATTTATCTAATTTTAGTATTTGAGATAATAGTTTTTCTACTCACTCCGAGAGTACAAACCACTTCTAACCggattacaaaaaaatgtttggatCGATTAACTGAACTAATACTGAGGTTTATGTTTTGACACAATGTTAAgctctttgtatttttaactcaAAATCAACTGACAGTTAGTAGATTGATTCAAGTgtcttatatattacttttgTTCTATCAAAAAATTTGATCTGAGAgtaatataagaaattaaggcacatgattcattaatctgtGTGTAAACGCAATAAAAGAAGACAACAAACCTGAACCAACATGTTgagattattctttttttttttttgacatcgaatAACTATTATGAAAACTAAATCACTCCAAAAGGCTGGCCATATGTGCCAACCAAAGAGGAATCTCAACTCAAAGGAGAGAAAGGGGTTCAGGATGAGCTCGAGCTGCCTTCACGAGACAGTCGGCTCTTTGATTCATACCACGCGGTAGATAAGCGATAAAGAAGCTTGAAAAACTTGTCAAAATAATCCTGATTTCTTCGATAACTTCCACCATGACTGGCCATTCAGTTTAACAAGTTGATTGCAGTCCGTCTCAAAAAGGACTGATCGGTATCCCTGTTCCAGCATCCTCTTCATAGCCCACGTGAAGGCTTCCGCCTCAGCCTGAAGAGGAGATGCGATGTTGCTGCAGTTCTTCATTCCCATCAGAATTCGCTTCCCATTCTCCATCAAAACGAAACCCAAGCCCGTCATCTTATCTGCTTGAGTCCATGAGGCATCAACTTGGTAACAGCTACCCATTGTGACTGAGGTCCTTCCCCGTGTTTATTTGCAGCCTCTCTTGATTGCCCAAGGTCGTCTTCTGCCTCAGGTATGATCTGCGCCACTTTCCAACTCTTTGCCTCTGCCAGCGCCAATTGGAGTGTATCAAGAGGGGATGTGTCCACtccattaaaaattttgttgttCCTTCCCTTCCGTATGATCTCTCTTGAGACACCCTGTTCTGCAGCTCTAGACAGGAGATGGTCAATATTGATAAACAAAGCACTACACGGAATACGCCCGGAGGAGATGGAAATATCGGATAAAGCCCAGCATGGGGACATTCGAATAGAATGTGATTAATCGTCTCTTCTTCCGCACCACATCTGAGACAAGACCGGTCTGTAGCACAATGTCTGTCACACAGTCTACTCGCTGATGTAACAAAACCAGATAGCGCCTGCCAGATGAAGTACTTGATTTTCCTTGATTTTCCTCTTTTTAGCTTCGTTACACTGGGGTCTGAGATACTTTGTTCCATTAAAGCTCTTCTCTGTTCATTAGCGTGTTCATACCCTGCTTTGACCGTATACGCTCCAGATTTCGTATGTTTTCACTTGTAGCCATCCTTTCTACCTAGCTGACTTGGTTTTAAGGACAGAATTTTTGGAACCTCCATAGCTCGCACTAGTTCTCTTATTAGTGGTTCATTCCAGCTCTTAGAATCATAGGAGATCAAATGATGTACCTTCAGGTCGCGATCTATAACTTCCCCCACTGGTAATGCCAGTCTTAACGTCTGGGATTCAACAATCCTCCCAAATTTTAGTGTCTTCGCCTGTTCCAATGGTACGTTGAAGGCCATCACTAAGGATGGTACGAGCTGTCCATAGACTTCTCCACCCATACAAAGGGTTACTTGCTTTCCCAACCAGCATCGGGTTCGAGTGCCGATAGTAACGGCCCTTTAACACTCTCGCCAGGAGCGAGTTTGGGTAGATAAGTAGGCCCAAACCTGCTTGACTAACAATGCCAAGTTGAAATCTCGTGAATCTCTAAAACCGAGTCCTCCCTCTTTTTGTGGGACGCAAATCTTATCCTATGCTATCCAGTGAAGTTCTCGATTATTAGCTTTTGCACTCCACCAAAATTTTGAGATCGCTCCTGTCACTTTTTTATGGGTCTCTTGAGGTAAATTGGAAGATGTTGAGATTATTCTTAAGGCCAATTCTTGTTctcataaattttgttttcatcttAAGCTATTTGTTCAACCAAAGAAGCAACTGGACTAATCAAAGGAAGATGGTATCATCGAAACTTTCTGGTGTATTgtacaaaaaagagaaaaatatactGCATTTATTATTTGAAACAATTATCTTTATTGTCACCAATGTTGAAGGGTGGTACACGAAATATTGCTTTGGAACATATACCAACTTGACGAGAAGTGAAATCATTAGACATTATCttcaaaatacaaaacaaagatGAGAACGTATATGATCTTTCCAAACATGACACCAACTTACACGAGTCTTCGCCGCGACCAGTGGTTTCGGATTCTGTCTTTTCTATCTTTTtcttggtggtggtggaggtggtgatCTCTTGTAATATTGAGCACCAAGTGAACGGTGGGAAGTAGGAAGATAATCTTGACGAGAATCCATAGGTGGATGTTTGAAATGAGAGTATGTTGCAGGTGTGTTGTTGTCAAGAAGCTTCCGGTTGGTTTGAGCCTGCACGATCAAGAGTATAGCTAGAAGAATCCAACATTTCAAGAGATGGTTCCAAGAAGCCATTGTTCTATGGTGATTGATGGAGTTTCCTTTGCTCACCAAATAAAGGTCTATGTATAGTAACATGATAGAGATTACATGCTTCCCACTACCTACTACTAGATTGTTTTTTTAAGATTCTTTGTTCAATAATTTCAACCTGTTgatacttttttatttaatatgatCATCAGCTTAGGATATTACGGATTGTTGGATATATATTGTTCCTTCTGATATAAAAAGAGAGGAAAATAAACCGGTTTAGTTAGGGGTGATTAATTACTTTTCCCAAATACAGAACCGGGGTTTTAATAAACCTAACAGACAGGATTGTACCGGGGAGGGTATATTTATACATTCCGGTTTTATCTATTACCAAACACAACAAAGTGGtcatgtcttcttcttccttcaccTCCTCCTGCTCTTCGATTTTACGTGTAAATCTCTCTACTCTTCGATCTAACATCGTTTGATTTCGATGTGATTGGTCTGCTGGCTGTTTTACACTTTCATTTCGTATTATACGAGATTTACAAAAACGATTTTTGGTTATATTTCAGATTGGTGATGCGAGAAGCGGGAACTCACGAGCTTCAAGCTTCACATTCCAACCTCAGGTCTGTCTTTTTGGTTTCATGTTTGTTATATCGGGGAAAAATATGATtgattttggtatatttttgcaggtttcttgcGGGATTCAAAGGGATGATAATGGACGCCGTATCTGGCGGAGGAGAACACTCGTAAGCAAGAAACTCTCTTCTTACTGTctgaaattaacttttaaagttttctttattttcatgaGCAAAAGTGGAATCAAAAATCTCATGACCGTTTCTCTTTCACCACTTTGAGACTTTGCTGAAAAATCTACACTTTTAGGAACACACAACACAAGGAAGCATTACTCTTGTCCTTTTCTTGTATTAGCTTTAGTGGATAGGGTCTCTATCCTGTATCAAGAGTTTTCTGAGTGTAGATTACAGTGATGTAGTCTGTTACTGTCTATGAAGTTATAGAAGCAAGGCTTATACACTTATACTATTAGAGTTAGTCTTCACATATTAAAAGCCATAGCTATCCATCATAATCATCAGGAACTTGAATtacatattacatttttttttttgaactatcaTTTGCTCTAGTTTTATCTCGTGTCATGTTGATGATATTGTCATTGTTTCCTTTTTGTATTTGAGATAATCATTAACAAAAGCTAGAACAATGCTGTATCTATGTCTTGCAGACAAAGAAGGATGATATGTTGCGTTACAAACTGCAAAGAGTTCCGTTTGTGGAAGAGCAAGTGAGGAAGATACAGGAAGTTGGGAAGGTAATGACGATGGACATCGAGCGTTTGCTATTGAGCGAAGACAACCGCTTTGAGTTCGTCAACAGCGTAGCAGCTGAGGCGACAGAGTACGTTGAGAAAAACAGGGACGAATACGGAGGCACCAAGAAAGCCATCTTTCACGTTCTGAGCAACCGCGTCAACGATCTCGGGTTTGATCGACCAGAAGCTTACGCAGAATCAGATCCTTACAAACCTGGTCCTGGCTACTTGAAGGAGTATTACACTTGAAGAGATACTACTGTTAGCAAGAGTTTAAATTGTGATTCATCAGCTTTTCTTGTTCTTGTACTAGTACCAAATCAAGTCAATGCACTCACAACTTTGTTCTTGTAATTTTGGTAGAACaattttataagtttataacaattttaaaatagtgCAAGTTGTTGGTAAATCAATGCATACTTGCTGTTTGATATTTCGTATATAACCAAACTGATGAAATCTAGTTATACATTTTGGAAATTGAAATTCAAGATTTCACCAGTCTCTTCtgtaccaaaaaaaacaaaattgtaatgGGGAGAAAACCATGGTATTTACATGAAAAAAGAACAGGCCTCAGTTACAGTTCCCTATATATTGTTACTTACAAAAAGGCaaaattatcttattatataaagtacaACTTCACTCTCTTCTCAGCCCTCCACGTCATCAAATAGGAAGAGGAGAAAGTGACACGTGTCATCCTCTATAGCGAGTTTATTACTTTCGACACTCTCCGTAATTGGACcataacatttttgtttttgggcTTCATGAACCTATCATCCAATGCTATTAAAACGTAAAAGACGCAAGCCAAAATTGATTCGTCATTTTGTTATCGAGAATGCTACCTTgactctccatcttcttcttcttcattgatCGTTTCTAATATTCTCTGGCCACTCCTTATGCGATTCTC
This genomic interval from Brassica napus cultivar Da-Ae chromosome A6, Da-Ae, whole genome shotgun sequence contains the following:
- the LOC106348268 gene encoding starch synthase 1, chloroplastic/amyloplastic — protein: MASLQISGGSVRFVVGFNRTSYNRPIGSVTFPHSPRRFSIGRPLLLRRASVSGESETDDITDAERDGSASASFLGFQLAPPGDQEIISTNTTKETTHQEGTSDATDESEMADFGVPGNRAVEEGAAEVEYTSVKAEVINNLVFVTSEAAPYSKTGGLGDVCGSLPIALAGRGHRVMVISPRYLNGTSADKNYARAKDLGVRVTVHCFGGSQEVSFYHEYRDGVDWVFIDHQSYHRPGNPYGDSKGAFGDNQFRFTLLCHAACEAPLVLPLGGFTYGEKSLFLVNDWHAGLVPILLAAKYRPYGVYKDARSILIIHNLAHQGVEPAATYSNLGLPSEWYGAVGWVFPTWARTHALDTGEAVNVLKGAIVTSDRIITVSQGYAWEITTVEGGYGLQDLLSSRKSVINGITNGINIDEWDPSKDEHIPFHYSLDDYSNKVKCKMALQKELGLPIRPECPMIGFIGRLDYQKGIDLIQTAGPDLMVDDIQFVMLGSGDPKCESWMRSMEETYRDKFRGWVGFNVPISHRITAGCDILLMPSRFEPCGLNQLYAMRYGTIPVVHATGGLRDTVENFNPYAEGGAGAGTGWVFSPLSKDSMVSALRLAAATYREYKESWEGLMRRGMSRNYSWENAAVQYEQVFQWVFMDPPYIN
- the LOC106348267 gene encoding protein ABIL3 isoform X2, which encodes MSAAATMHMPREGSNYDEISMQQSLLFSDSLKDLKNLRTQLYSAAEYFELSYTNDGDTQSVVETLKDYAIKALVNTVDHLGSVTYKVNDFVDEKVDQVTGTELRVACIEQRLRMCQEYMDHEGRSQQSLVINTPKFHKRYILPSGEIKKGGNLAKLKSVESSIGEEADWNQFRNAVRTTIRETPPPLLRKPVLPSPPPQRRTQRSATFSLSSISNTAPKKEQDKRAVSPHRFPLLRSGSVAIRPTSVSRPTTPSKSRTITPKRYPSEPRRSASVRVAFEKEAQKEPEQQQQPSKSKRLLKALLSRRKTKKDDTLYTYLDEY
- the LOC106348267 gene encoding protein ABIL3 isoform X1, with amino-acid sequence MSAAATMHMPREGSNYDEISMQQSLLFSDSLKDLKNLRTQLYSAAEYFELSYTNDGDTQSVVETLKDYAIKALVNTVDHLGSVTYKVNDFVDEKVDQVTGTELRVACIEQRLRMCQEYMDHEGRSQQSLVINTPKFHKRYILPSAGEIKKGGNLAKLKSVESSIGEEADWNQFRNAVRTTIRETPPPLLRKPVLPSPPPQRRTQRSATFSLSSISNTAPKKEQDKRAVSPHRFPLLRSGSVAIRPTSVSRPTTPSKSRTITPKRYPSEPRRSASVRVAFEKEAQKEPEQQQQPSKSKRLLKALLSRRKTKKDDTLYTYLDEY
- the LOC106348267 gene encoding protein ABIL3 isoform X3, with product MFKILKDLKNLRTQLYSAAEYFELSYTNDGDTQSVVETLKDYAIKALVNTVDHLGSVTYKVNDFVDEKVDQVTGTELRVACIEQRLRMCQEYMDHEGRSQQSLVINTPKFHKRYILPSAGEIKKGGNLAKLKSVESSIGEEADWNQFRNAVRTTIRETPPPLLRKPVLPSPPPQRRTQRSATFSLSSISNTAPKKEQDKRAVSPHRFPLLRSGSVAIRPTSVSRPTTPSKSRTITPKRYPSEPRRSASVRVAFEKEAQKEPEQQQQPSKSKRLLKALLSRRKTKKDDTLYTYLDEY
- the LOC106348267 gene encoding protein ABIL3 isoform X4, producing the protein MFKILKDLKNLRTQLYSAAEYFELSYTNDGDTQSVVETLKDYAIKALVNTVDHLGSVTYKVNDFVDEKVDQVTGTELRVACIEQRLRMCQEYMDHEGRSQQSLVINTPKFHKRYILPSGEIKKGGNLAKLKSVESSIGEEADWNQFRNAVRTTIRETPPPLLRKPVLPSPPPQRRTQRSATFSLSSISNTAPKKEQDKRAVSPHRFPLLRSGSVAIRPTSVSRPTTPSKSRTITPKRYPSEPRRSASVRVAFEKEAQKEPEQQQQPSKSKRLLKALLSRRKTKKDDTLYTYLDEY
- the LOC106348266 gene encoding protein PLASTID TRANSCRIPTIONALLY ACTIVE 7 isoform X1, producing MSSSSFTSSCSSILRIGDARSGNSRASSFTFQPQVCLFGFMFVISGKNMIDFGIFLQVSCGIQRDDNGRRIWRRRTLTKKDDMLRYKLQRVPFVEEQVRKIQEVGKVMTMDIERLLLSEDNRFEFVNSVAAEATEYVEKNRDEYGGTKKAIFHVLSNRVNDLGFDRPEAYAESDPYKPGPGYLKEYYT
- the LOC106348266 gene encoding protein PLASTID TRANSCRIPTIONALLY ACTIVE 7 isoform X2, producing the protein MSSSSFTSSCSSILRIGDARSGNSRASSFTFQPQVSCGIQRDDNGRRIWRRRTLTKKDDMLRYKLQRVPFVEEQVRKIQEVGKVMTMDIERLLLSEDNRFEFVNSVAAEATEYVEKNRDEYGGTKKAIFHVLSNRVNDLGFDRPEAYAESDPYKPGPGYLKEYYT